The following nucleotide sequence is from Scyliorhinus torazame isolate Kashiwa2021f chromosome 4, sScyTor2.1, whole genome shotgun sequence.
ACGCTGACTGCTGAGATATATAATGACGGCTGAGAGAGTTTGGCCTGTACCGCATTTGCCTGTGGAGCACAACATTCACAGGGGTTACAGGTCAATAAATGCTGCAAAAGGAGAAATTTTGATGACAAAGAAGTGGACTAATTGTTCACAAAGCAACAAGGTCCTTTGGTTCTGTATTCTTGGAGATACGCCAAAGGAATGATGTTTGCTTCTGACGTGGTCACAGTGGATGAGGTAGTGAATGAGTTGTTCCACAACGGAACATTTAAAGgctacggaccaaatgctggaacACCGAAGTAGAATAGATGTTTGATAGCaatcagacacgatgggccaaggggcctctttctgtgctgtaaaactctattgcTCTATATGAAGCTCACACAAATCCTCAGCTGGACAATTTGTTTGGCTATTTTGCCAGTACAAATCCTGATCATGATGTTATCATTTAATGGTAGCACTTTTATCACGGAGATAAAAGGTCATGGTCCATGCCCCATTCCAGGACTTCAGAATAATGTTAGGTGAAGACGGCACTGttagacgtggggcgggattctctgatcctgaggctaagtcgaTGGCGTACACAGGCCCCTAGGTGCAGCGATCCTGAgctctacaggaggccagcacggcactggagcgacccatgccactccagctaccgataccggcgtcaaatgggcgctgcgggtctgcgcatgcgcgctgcgaccggcacacatgcacggtagctcccttctccgacccggccccgacgcaacatggtgtaggactACAGGGGCCATCGCGGAGCAAACTCGGCCCCCaacacgagaggccggcccgccgatcagtaggccctgatGACGGGCCAAGCCACGGCAGAGGCCCCCTggggtcagaacccccccccccccccaaccaggccacctccccgcaggatggatgccgaggtcctgctgggtaagaccagatgtgaacagcgccggcgggactcgggtttttttgggcggccactcggcccatcccggtgaGCGGAGAATTGGTGGACCGGCTTCGCACCCggcacggcgattctccaacccggcgtgggctgagactcCCGCCCGTGGTCTTTGAACTGACCTGACGGCCCATGTGTTAGCCTGATGCATCACAACAAAAACTGGTATTCTGTGGCAAGTGGCTGACCTTGTGATGAAGGGAAGTCGTTGAGTTCTCTCATGTTGGAGTTGGTCATTGGAGGTCCTTGTGTGcttcgaatgttacttgccacttgccagcccaagcctggatgttgcctTAAGTCAGGCATGGCCTGTTTCACTGATCTGATGATttacctcaccgttatcgatgtaaTGCATGAATCGCTGGCCACTGAAGCTGCCAGTGCTTCCATGAGGCCTGTACAGAAAGCAACACTGAAGGAAATAAGATTATATAAAAATACCCTCACCTGCTCCGTACATTGCTGCTAAATTCCAGCCAGCGGTCTCATATTTAGATTACATTGTTACCCGAGTACTTTGCTGACAAGGCAGCAGTAATTTCACTCTTGGGTTAAGTCCAAAGTGAGACCTATAATTGGTAAGAACTTACTGAGAAAATATTTCTCTACAAAATGGAGAAACGTAAATATAAACAAATCTGAGATGGCACATAACTGAGAGAAACTCCCTCAAATATGCACATTATTTGTACATTTGCTGAATTCTTAAAGGAGTGTTGAGGATAATTTGCGTGGGTCCTCATTGTTGTGAAAGGCTCTATTTAAATAGGTCAAGCTGTTAATAATTTACATTTCAATATAGCAAAACAGGCTGGAAACTGCCAGGTTCCATCAAAAGATAATGAAAGCCTTTTGAGCTTTTTTTATTTTTAATTCAAACAATAATGAGGGACGAGTCCTCTGTGCTTCAGATGCGATTAAAATGTAAACGTGTTCTTTACAAACAGGTTTCTGAATTAATTACAGGTAGTAGGTGGAGGAAACCTCCCTCCACTGCATTTACAAATGCGAATTGTTTGCTGGTATATTTAAGTGATGCAAGCTCAATTAGGTTGCACATATGTTATGGTCTGTTTTTTACTTTGctttattgaaaaaaaaactaTTTTTCAGCTCACTCAAAGCTGATGTTCAGAGATACAGTAACTGTTGAAGATGCCATCACGGTGATCTCTGTAATGGAGTCATCCATGCAGGTAGGCTTGTTACAAAGAATTAAAAACATCTTTCTGTGTAGAAAGGGGCATAAAAAAAACGGTCACCTCGTGTTCAGGATCCAGTGTCGAAATTGGTCACAATTGGAATTTGCAAACCAGATTAATTCCAGTGAAATAAAATCAATAGAAAATGATTTCCTTTTGGATCTACTCTTTGTAATTTATAATTGATTTAAATTTGAATAAGATATATGGAATGCTGGGTTCAGACCAAACTAATTTGTTTTGGTATACTGCAAGCTAGTGGGGGAGATTGAGTTAAACGGTGCAGTTTGTTTGCACCATAATGAGACAGGACAGATTTGAAGTGTTTGCTGTCCTTGTACAGTTTATATCAGCCAGtttagatcagccataatctgattAAATGGGGCAGCAGACTCGAaaggttgaattgcctacttctaatACCTATGTACCTAATATAAGTTCATTTTGTTAAACGTTCTGATACTTCTCATTTCCAGGGAGGTGCTCTACTTGGTGGTGTGAATGCATTGCACACTTCCTTTCCAGAAAACCCGAAAGAGCAATACAAAATGCAATGTGAGCTGCTGCTGGAAAGATTGGGCCTAAATGATATTCTTCATCAAGAGCTGCAGAGACTTGACAGGTGAAATGTCGGCCTCGGCCCACAGGAGGCTGAGAAGCATTACAAAGAGTTACATTTATTTGTTTAGTAGATTTGATATTTAGTTATCTATTAAAAATAAGAAAAGCTAACCAGTATCCCTTTTAATAAACTTTGTCAGTGGAAAAATTAACTATTAATCTATTGGGATCAACGGCTTTATCAGTGACCTAGTCGATAACAAAACAAATATTTCCAAAATTGAACTTGCTTTGGAACCAGAGAAATAAGTATCCAGATCTTGAATTTGCTTTACTTTTTTTTTACACTTTGGTCCCTTCATAGAGTTAGGCATTGAGGGGGGCAATTTTCAGCCCATGTTAGCCATCAGCGAAAAGGAAACGAGAGTGCAAAATGCAACAAGTATTGAGAAACGCAATTGCGTTTTCAGATTTCCCAGGTCCCTCACTGGTGTCCTAACGAGAATATCGCCAAGGAAGATCGAGAACAGCATCTTATTAACTAAGGGATTGTCCTAGAGTTGCAACTGGAAAGTGGATGGGAGTAGGTGAATCCATAGGGTCAGCACTGTGATTGACTGTGGGGTCCCATGAGATGCCATGCTGCATAGGCTGAGGGGGGGAACTCTGAGAAGCGGTGGTTCCCAGTCTCATGAGTgctgaagaccctcacacagggGGGGACGGGTGCAGTCAGAATCAACCCCCACACTCAGGCTGCACTTTGAAAGCTGGGGGCATGAGATGTCTGCAAGTTCAAGACCACTGGTTATGAAGGCCAGGCTGTCGGGGATGAGTGTATGGGTGGCTGACTGTTCAAGTTAGAAGGCTGCTTTAAATAACAGCCCATGAGAAGTCGGGGAACAAAGGTGCCCTCTAAGGATGAAGTTGAATGAAAATCGCAGTCTTCATACGCGTCAAGTGTGTGTTGCCTGACACAAGGGAAAGCTAGTTGCGACATGtattgagggttctcacttttgtttGCTGCTTCCGCCTTTCCCTCTGCACATGTGCAGTCCTGCTCCTTGccggccagctcaagggctctGCCCTTAAAGGATGTTGGGGTTTTCAGCTCGGACATGATTCCCGCAGGCTGTGTTCGCTCACGCCAgttgtgctcgagtttgtcctgcaatgagactgtTGGGGAGAGTCTAGATGGgagtcctgccaggtcagatggtgatgagGCCTGGCATGCGTAAGAGGTGACTGGGATCatggatgtgaggagcagattatctactggggtgggggagggaaaccAGGGCACTCACTATTGCGGCCACAGCCTCCCAAGCGCAGTTTGTGAAGTTGCTTGCTGGATGTCTGGCCAATCGTGGGTAGAGGATGTCACGCATCTGCTCGACACAATCCAGAGGTTTGGTGATAGCTCCCATCGTGAAATGTGGTGCTGACTTCCTGGCAGCCATCACCCCCCAACTTGGACATGAAACAAatgctggggaggcatttaaaaggaATGTCCCACTTACTTGAGAGATTAAATTTTCCCAGGGTCAGCGAATCAGCGGCAAGCCGTGAATCATGTGGGGAAAATAATTGTTGTTAACAAGGCTGAATATACGGTGAGTTTTCCCATTGACATCGGCAGGATCCTCCCCCACCCAGTTTGTTGCCAGGACCGGCACTTTGttaaaaatatgggaaaattctgcTCAGAATTTTTAAAGTCAAAAACATGAAACCGAGTCTAGCAATGCACCAGCTTCTGCTCACCACAGAATGCCCTGAGTAACCTAATTCTGACACTTTGATGAGGCCTGCAGCATTTACACCTGAGGATTCATGTGTTGTATTCCATTGCAATAGTGCAGTTATACTGCGCTGCTTTGAACTGGTCCAAGTTCAATTAGGTAAAGCAGAGCTTTCCTTTTTTGGGGGAAAAAGAAAGTTACCAAAAATACTCTCTGTACTTCGGAATTTGAAGGATAATTTTAATCTTCAGTGGTAGAGTTAAACAGCCGGCAGTAGATCGACCGCCTGTTATATTCCTCGCCTGAGTTTCCATAACATTCACCGGTGACTGGTGTACCTCTCAACTCTCCCAGCCTCTGAAATTCCAGTCAGCCCTTTGGTGTTATTATGGACATTGCATCAACTATTTGTACTAAAACTAGTTTTGTCGCTGTTATATCGCCGGAGTAGTTTTTTTTGAAACGGAGATGATCATCAGTTTACGTCGGCTTTACATTACATTTaatcgaggaggggggtgtcaggAAGGAATGTCCTTGTTCTTGATTAGGTATTAATATGTGAATGCAGTTATAATTTTATTACATCTGTGAATGTATTTTATGACACACTAATATTTTCTTTAAGGGTTCTCAATGAAAAAGGCCATGAGCTACCTCCTGTATGTACAAACTCAAGTGACAAATCCAATCAGTTTTCTGATTCTGCTCTTTATTCAAAAAGTGATGATGTGAAGGCCAGTGCCGTTCAAGATGTTGATCAAACTGACAATGGTCTGACCTGGTTTGTTGATTTTCAAAGTGAAAGTGATGAAATGCAGCCAAAAGGAGGTGAAGTTGGACAGAACAAATCCATCACAAATGAGGTGCCTTCAGAGAATTCTAATCAAAGCCTTTTTCCTGAATTAAATGCCAATCCACCACCGATCAGTAATACGGAGGGAATTGCACCAAATGTAAACACATCTAGCAGGAGTATACGATCTGAAATCTCGTGTGGTCCAATTCATTTGAATCCTGCTGGTCCAGACATCGAGGATTCTGAAATTGATAAAACTACTTGTAAGGACTACATAAAAAGACCAGCAAAGACTGAGATTTGTGTTTCTTCAAACACATCTAGTTCTGCTATAACAGTGCGGGTGTCAAAAAAACTTCATGCTTCCCGGGTTTCACAAAGTGTAATGTGCAAAAGTGACAAAACCCTTGGCAACAGTCACCAAACCAAGTTAAGTGAAACTACTGCACTTTCTAATGTGGCTAACTCTTGTTCAGATGGCATCTGTACCCTAAAGAGTGGCAGTTCAGCCCAATGCCTTCCACGTGGCCTGCAGGCTGCAGCAAATAAGTCAATTCATCCATTTGGGTCAGAGAATGCCGTGCAGGAAAGTGGCACTGCTCCTCCTGATTCAGAAACTAATGTGAATTCTCACCATCTACTGACCAAACTGAAAAGTTTTGCATTCGAACCAAAGCAGAAGCTAAGACATTCAGTTGCAGGTAATTCTGCTTCTGACTCTTTGATGCTGCATTCTGACACTACTGAAGGTGGAGAATTAAATACCAAATCGATGTATGCTTCTGAACAGCCAACACGAGCTAGAACTCCTGGGAAGAATCTCCAAACAGTACAGGCTTGTACCTCTAAATGTAGATTCCCACAGAAAATGAAAAGCAAAGGGCCACCTGCTGTAGACTGCAGTGGAACGGAACTTTCCTTCGAATTATGTAACACTTTGAATGCCACACACGAGGTTCAAAAATTAACACTGCCTGAATCAAAGTACTACTCACTTTCTGCAGAGCCCAAAACAAACCTACAAACTAGCCAAGGTTCGGCTGTGACAAGCCAGGTGAAAGTGGCCTCCAGCACATTGGCAAAACTTGCTAGTTTCTCTTTTAGTCCACCTGAGGGGAAAACTGAGAAGAACACGACTGAAAATGTAACTGTTGTGGCACGAAATCCAGATACTGACTCTGCAGCATCATCTAGAAAAAGGAAGACATTCGGATTTCCATCAGCTGGTACTATGACCGGCGTTATGAGCAAGTACCTCTTCTCCACTGATGAGTTGGAAGATGATTGTATTCTGGATTTTGACTGGGATGAAGATGCAAGGAAAAAACCTAGAGCATAATTGATGTCTATCAGCAGTGCACCTCAACAGTTTTCTTTTAAATATATGCCTTTTCTTTCCACCTTTGTGATTAACCCATCTGAAATTACAAACATAGCGGTGAACCCCAATGTCAGAATGTAATACCACCTGCTTGAAAAGAAAAAAATGTCTATTTCACAAAATTAAATCCAATGTTTGGAGAAATTATTGTTAAACATTCTGGACCTAACTATGATGATGACGTGGATACATTTTATATATATGCGCTCCTGTCTGAAAATTTTGTTTATGCATATACATAATTGCTTTGTGCTCCCAATGTACAAATTTACACTTACAGCACATATTGTaacatttctaaatgtcaaaaaagATGCAACGGAAATTAACTGAATTGATTCAACCCATCTGAAATTTACTGATAGCAGTTGAATattagattagggcagcacggtagcatggtggttagcccaattgcttcacagctccagggtcccaagttcgaatcccgcttgggtcactgtctgtgcggagtatgcacgttctccccgtgtgtgcgtgggtttccaccgggtgctccggtttcctcccacagtccaaagatgtgcaggttaggtgggttggccatgctaaattgccccttagtgtccgaaattgcccttggatgcggttactgggctatgggcatagagttgggtggggttactaggttatgggcatagggtggaggtgtgcggttgggtagggtgctctttcagagagccggtgcagactcaatgggccgaatggcctccttctgcactgttaattctataatCTATTACTGCGAGACAATGGTTACAAATACAATGTTACAAGCAAGCTAATTTTGAAAACTTTTATTTTCCCAATATCAGTCACATTCAGTGAATTATAAATCATTATGTAACTGCATTTTTTTGCTAGAAAATTATAAATGAAATAAACATCTCTTTTTGCAGTTTGGTGATGGGAAAGAAAtcaattttttgatttgatttattattgtcacgtgttagtatacagtgcaaagtattgtttcttgcatgctatacagacaacgcataccgcacatagggaaggaaggagagactgcagaatgtaatgttacagttataatgaagttttagaagcatagaatgagagtaaaagatagagggtatgctgggcacagcttgcaaaaaGTCCATCTTCTTATTCAAATATTCTATTAAAAAGACACTTGATTCTTGGATGAAGTAACGTACTTTGTTAAGTTACTTTTGCTTAGctgatttaaatttttaaaaaactcaacAACCCAAGTCATGACCTCGGAAAAGCGAGCATGACATCTCGTCCATCATTAGAATTTCTGGTAATTTAACAAATTCAGCACAGATTTATACTCTCATTCCTTAGTTTGTGAAAACGTATACCAAGAAAAGGTAGACCAACATCGCATTAGTTTATACGGCAAAGCATTTCTGCCCAATCTTCCTCATGCAGACCACCTCGGGTTTAGCGGAAAATGTCAGCCAAAGGGAGAAATCTCAaacaccaggggcggaattctccccccccccgccgccgccgcgtGAGTCccaccccggcacccgcacgcgattctcccacccccccccccccaaaccggcacggcgagaatcacggctggccgctcggagaatcgctgctcgctgtTTGTAACAGACgagcggcaattctctggcctggatgggccaagcggcctgccgaacaagacaggttcccaccggcgccaaccacacctggtcgctgctggcgggaacagcccgggaacgctgggggggcgacctgtggggagggaggggggggggggaggttcctgcaccggggggggggcaacTCAAAAGGGGTATGgccctgaaggaggacctcctttcctccgctgccccgcaagatccatccgacatcttcttgcggggcggccgcggggaggacggcaaccgcgcatgcgcgggttggcggcggtcaacctgcgcatgcgcggatgacgtcatttatgtggcgccgcttttacgcggcgccaaggcccggcgcgcataaatgacgcggcgccgctcctagccccctggaggcggaagaatagggggctgggaacggcctccgccgCCGCAGTGAAACACTAcgattttcactccggcatcggcacttagtctcccgatgggagaattgcgccccagtttttaaaaaatatttttattatcctttttcacattttctcccaaatttacacccaccaacaataaacaataatcagcaacaaatatgtaaatccccataacaataacaatgatcccaccctcccaccaaaccccaaacattagcctgcatgttcacataaacaaatgacaaaaaggaatcgggaatcacccatagtcaccattaacacacacagtccaccTCCtcctaaccctcccacccaccccccccaactaatgttcgatgttatccagttctccatcccaacaggatccgccttcgggcgatcaacgaggtgcagTCTACGATATCTGTctccgcccccgtttccaaccctggctggtccgacaccccgaaaatgaccacccggggacccgggtccagtttcacgtgcaccaccctggaaattaccctaaaaacctccttccagtaatcctctagctttggacaggaccaaaacatatgaacgtgattagccccccccaccccccccccatgcaaCGCTCACATAcatcttcaaagaatcggctcatcctcgccctcgtgaggtgtgctctgtataccaccttcagctgcatcagccccaacctcgcacacaaagtggaggcattcactctccggagcacctcacaccagaacccctcctctataacctctcccaactcttccttccaccttgctttgatcctttccagtgatgccttatcctcttccaaaatagctctgtaaaccactgacactaccaccttctccagtccccctgtcgtcagcacctcctccagcaatgtggaggccggttcctccgggaaactctatctcctttctggcaaaatctcaaacctgcatgtatctaaacatttccccctgctccagcccatacttcgcttccagctccttcaatcctgcaaaccgaccccgaagaaacaaattttTTAGCCTCttaatcccctcctcctcccatttacaaaAATGtcaatcccacctccctggctcaaatctgtggttcccccgaatcggcatttcccttgaccctgccccccaacccgaagtgttggcaaaattgcctccaaattctcaatgcagctattattaccggactccctgagtatttccccagagctatctggagcggcgctgttgctagtgctttcagtcccgaccccctgcacaaactctcctccattctgacccactgggaatcaacccctctgaaccagctccgcaccttctccacattcgccgcccagtagtactacatcaggttcggaagacccaaaccccctgcctgccttcccctctgaggCAGCacttttctcactctggccaccttccctccccatatgaacaaggtaatccttccctcaatctctctgaaaaaagcctttggcaggaaaatcggtaggcattgaaaaataaaccgaaatcgcagcaacacattcattttaaccgcatgTACCCGACCcttcagtgacagaggaaggccgtcccaccttgccagatcgactttcactctccccaccaaactagagatgttgtacctgcgaagcctcccccacacccgggcaacctgcacccccagatacataaagtgagtccctgccctacggaatggcagcccccccaccccggccaagacaccacaaaatactcactcctgtctagattcagcttgtaccccgagaaagacccaaatacttgcagtagctccaagattccccctattgacacactcggttccgacacgtataacaaaatcgtcggcatataaggacaccctatgctctatcccccctgcactattcctttccatgctcccaaacttcttaatgcgatggccaacggctcaatcgcgagtgcaaacagcaggggggacataggacatccctgcctagtcccacggtggagagaaaagtatctcgagctgatgttgtttgttttgacactcgccctcggctccttatatagtagctttacccagttcacaaatcttggtccaatcccaaaccgctctagaactgccatcaagtacccccattctacccgatcaaacgccttctcggcgtccaatgccacaaccacctctgtttcctttctttccgccggtgccataacgacgttcaataccctcctaatgttcgaaaaaagctgcctccctgtcatgaaccccgtctgatcttcacctgtcaccttcgggaGGCGCTCCTCCAGCCTACCCCCCAGTACCTTCgccatacttttgcgtccacattcagaagtgatacgggcctatacgacccacactccgtcggatccttacctTTTTTTAGCAAAAGTGAAATCGATgcttgccccaaagtttgtggcaacacccccttccctatcgcctcctcaaacatccccaccatcaggggtgccagcttatccttgaattttttataatattctgccggaaacccatccggccctgccaccttccccgactgcatcctcccaatcgcatcctttatctcctgctccactattgctccttctaatgtagccctgtccccctcccctagcctcgggtactccaacccatctagaaattcctgcacctCACGGTCTTCCCCAGGTGGctgtgacctgtacaacctctcataaaactcctcaaaaaccttgttaatcagatccggcgccaccaccaacttccctgccctatccctcacctgaagaaattcccttgccactgcttccctctggagctgacctgccttatctccatgttcataaactgcaccccttgctcgtctcagttggcgcaccgccttcctggtggatagtcggtcgaagctcgcctgtagttccttccgcttttccagcttcactgggtccccatcttctgcatacctcctatctacctccaacatctcatctattaccctctgccgctccaacctctcctctttgtccaccctagcTTAAACAAAAtttcctcaccaccacctttatagcctcccagacaactgccttcgacaccaccCTTACGttcaaacctacatattccttaattcccttttcaattctctcacagaacacttggttccccaaaagtcccac
It contains:
- the mcm9 gene encoding DNA helicase MCM9 isoform X2 — its product is MVKVLEFDHEYTCNKCRHIFTVTADFEQHYTICRPTSCLNPEGCNSVKFTCLSGSSSSPASCRDYQEIKIQEQVQRLSVGSIPRSLLVVLEDDLVDTCKSGDDITVYGVVMQRWKPLSQDSRCDLELVLKANNLEVNNEQPTGVIIDEDVRKEFENFWDNYKDDPLAGRNEILASLCPQVFGMYVVKLAVAMVLAGGVQRIDGAGTKVRGEPHLLLVGDPGTGKSQFLKYAAKIVPRSVLTAGIGSTSAGLTVTAVKDSGEWNLEAGALVLADGGLCCIDEFNSIKEHDKSSIHEAMEQQTISVAKAGLVCKLNTRTTVLAATNPKGQYDTDESITVNTALASPLLSRFDLVLVLLDTKNEEWDKVIASFILENKACPPISEKLWTMEKMKIYFCLIKTLQPKISDEADKILVKYYQVQRQSGFRNAARTTIRMLESLVRLAEAHSKLMFRDTVTVEDAITVISVMESSMQGGALLGGVNALHTSFPENPKEQYKMQCELLLERLGLNDILHQELQRLDRVLNEKGHELPPVCTNSSDKSNQFSDSALYSKSDDVKASAVQDVDQTDNGLTWFVDFQSESDEMQPKGGEVGQNKSITNEVPSENSNQSLFPELNANPPPISNTEGIAPNVNTSSRSIRSEISCGPIHLNPAGPDIEDSEIDKTTCKDYIKRPAKTEICVSSNTSSSAITVRVSKKLHASRVSQSVMCKSDKTLGNSHQTKLSETTALSNVANSCSDGICTLKSGSSAQCLPRGLQAAANKSIHPFGSENAVQESGTAPPDSETNVNSHHLLTKLKSFAFEPKQKLRHSVAGNSASDSLMLHSDTTEGGELNTKSMYASEQPTRARTPGKNLQTVQACTSKCRFPQKMKSKGPPAVDCSGTELSFELCNTLNATHEVQKLTLPESKYYSLSAEPKTNLQTSQGSAVTSQVKVASSTLAKLASFSFSPPEGKTEKNTTENVTVVARNPDTDSAASSRKRKTFGFPSAGTMTGVMSKYLFSTDELEDDCILDFDWDEDARKKPRA
- the mcm9 gene encoding DNA helicase MCM9 isoform X1, whose protein sequence is MHLNPEQVALIGQVFESYVVELHKNDIIHILQEPDNGAHYPVIVNALTLFEISMEIGEYLNAFPNELFPIFDNALHRATMTILQSYPEPHHLVMKQNLHVRISGLPLCPELTRDRIPKTRDVSHFLSIVGTVIRTGMVKVLEFDHEYTCNKCRHIFTVTADFEQHYTICRPTSCLNPEGCNSVKFTCLSGSSSSPASCRDYQEIKIQEQVQRLSVGSIPRSLLVVLEDDLVDTCKSGDDITVYGVVMQRWKPLSQDSRCDLELVLKANNLEVNNEQPTGVIIDEDVRKEFENFWDNYKDDPLAGRNEILASLCPQVFGMYVVKLAVAMVLAGGVQRIDGAGTKVRGEPHLLLVGDPGTGKSQFLKYAAKIVPRSVLTAGIGSTSAGLTVTAVKDSGEWNLEAGALVLADGGLCCIDEFNSIKEHDKSSIHEAMEQQTISVAKAGLVCKLNTRTTVLAATNPKGQYDTDESITVNTALASPLLSRFDLVLVLLDTKNEEWDKVIASFILENKACPPISEKLWTMEKMKIYFCLIKTLQPKISDEADKILVKYYQVQRQSGFRNAARTTIRMLESLVRLAEAHSKLMFRDTVTVEDAITVISVMESSMQGGALLGGVNALHTSFPENPKEQYKMQCELLLERLGLNDILHQELQRLDRVLNEKGHELPPVCTNSSDKSNQFSDSALYSKSDDVKASAVQDVDQTDNGLTWFVDFQSESDEMQPKGGEVGQNKSITNEVPSENSNQSLFPELNANPPPISNTEGIAPNVNTSSRSIRSEISCGPIHLNPAGPDIEDSEIDKTTCKDYIKRPAKTEICVSSNTSSSAITVRVSKKLHASRVSQSVMCKSDKTLGNSHQTKLSETTALSNVANSCSDGICTLKSGSSAQCLPRGLQAAANKSIHPFGSENAVQESGTAPPDSETNVNSHHLLTKLKSFAFEPKQKLRHSVAGNSASDSLMLHSDTTEGGELNTKSMYASEQPTRARTPGKNLQTVQACTSKCRFPQKMKSKGPPAVDCSGTELSFELCNTLNATHEVQKLTLPESKYYSLSAEPKTNLQTSQGSAVTSQVKVASSTLAKLASFSFSPPEGKTEKNTTENVTVVARNPDTDSAASSRKRKTFGFPSAGTMTGVMSKYLFSTDELEDDCILDFDWDEDARKKPRA